In Sedimenticola thiotaurini, the following proteins share a genomic window:
- the rfaH gene encoding transcription/translation regulatory transformer protein RfaH: MSNQTAWHLIYTKPRQERTAREQLERQGYTTYLPEIRQSSQSHKPIAPLFPRYLFIRLTAGRDDWTPIRSTRGVSSLVRVGMKPATIPDQLISAIRKRADADGFHRLGNDTLKMGDRVRLVSGPFADYEAIFSEKRAENRAIILLNLIGKQNRIEVSAHNIALF, translated from the coding sequence ATGAGTAACCAGACAGCCTGGCACCTGATATACACAAAACCCCGTCAGGAAAGGACTGCTCGTGAACAGCTGGAAAGGCAGGGTTACACAACCTACTTGCCGGAAATCAGGCAATCGAGCCAGAGCCACAAGCCGATTGCCCCACTCTTTCCTCGCTACCTGTTCATTCGCCTGACCGCCGGTCGGGACGACTGGACACCGATTCGATCCACCCGGGGCGTAAGCTCCCTGGTTCGTGTGGGTATGAAACCGGCCACAATCCCCGACCAGTTGATCAGCGCCATCCGGAAGAGAGCCGATGCGGACGGATTCCACCGATTAGGGAACGATACGCTCAAGATGGGCGATCGGGTAAGGCTGGTGAGTGGTCCATTTGCTGATTATGAGGCCATATTCAGCGAGAAGCGGGCTGAGAACCGAGCGATTATCCTGCTGAATTTAATCGGCAAGCAGAACCGTATCGAGGTATCGGCCCACAACATCGCACTGTTTTAA